A genome region from Carassius gibelio isolate Cgi1373 ecotype wild population from Czech Republic chromosome A23, carGib1.2-hapl.c, whole genome shotgun sequence includes the following:
- the LOC127944167 gene encoding pleckstrin homology-like domain family A member 3 has translation MNQCKVMKDGYLEKRSNGVLQLWKKKRCVLTEDGLRLYDCKGESGKEMRFEQMTTLDCVEYKRGLVYFTIVMNGGKEIDFRCQQEGTAWNAEIALALVRFKNRVAVQTGRNRHLSHLGSCGEGDVEL, from the coding sequence ATGAACCAGTGTAAAGTCATGAAGGACGGCTATCTGGAGAAGAGGAGTAATGGAGTTCTGCAGCTGTGGAAGAAGAAGCGCTGCGTCCTGACGGAGGACGGGCTCCGGCTGTACGACTGTAAAGGAGAGAGCGGTAAAGAGATGCGCTTCGAGCAGATGACCACGCTGGACTGCGTGGAGTATAAACGGGGTCTGGTGTACTTCACCATCGTGATGAACGGCGGGAAGGAGATTGACTTCAGGTGCCAGCAGGAGGGAACGGCGTGGAACGCGGAGATCGCGCTCGCGCTCGTGCGCTTCAAAAACCGCGTCGCCGTTCAGACCGGCAGGAACAGACATCTGTCACATCTGGGCAGCTGCGGCGAGGGAGACGTCGAGCTCTGA